AACCTGATTTTTTAAGAAGGTTTTAAAAATTTTTCTTTTATTGAAAAAGTAAAATAGTTTGAATAAACTAAAAAATTTGATTTGTTTTTTTGCATTTAAACTTAATATTTTTTCTAATTTTTCTTGTAATTTGTTTAAAACTGAAGAAAACTTCATTAATATAATAATAGAAATAATCAAAGCAATAGCGCAATGTAAAATAATTATTCAAATATTTACTTCTGTCAAAAACAAAAATAAAATAGTAATAGGAATATTAAAAACTGATGAAAAAAGAATAGAATAAATTATTTCATTAATTGAAAAAGCAACTGATAAATTTACATTGTACTTAGAAATATATGAAGTTTTGTTTTCTAAAATATAATCATAAGATTCTTTTGCAATTTTATTAGTTAAAAAACTAATATTTTTTCTTTTGGTATTGTATAAAACATTATTTGTTTTAAAAATTAATATTAATTCAATGATAAAAAACAAAACAAAAGAGACAGCTGAAATACAAATTCAAGTTATAAATTCTGGATTTTGAATTTCTACTTTGTTTTTTATAAATTTTATTAAATAAGAATATGTAAATAAATGAAGATTTAAAAAAGAATACAATAAAAACTTAAGAAAAAAAATAAAAATATTAGATGGTTTATTTAAATTAATAAAATAGCGTACAATACTAAAAAGTTTCATAATTTCCTAAAAGTTTTGGTTTTATAAATAAATTTATATTAAAAAATAACAATTAAGTTATTTTTTAATATAGAAGTTTATAAGTATTTATATTTAATTATTTTATTTTAATTGTAATTGAACCATCATCGTGCTGTGTAATTGTAATTTTTCTTTTCATATTACTCCTTTATTTTTTACTTCTGCAATTAATGTTATAACAATTTAATTTTTCATCAATAAATTTCTATTTGAAAATTTTTATTAAATATTATTACTAAAAAAGTAATTAAATCATTAATTAACAATTGTTATTTTAGTAAAATTATAAAAATATAAAAAAATATGCAAAGGATAAAGATGAAAATATTAAAATCAGAATTCAAAGTTGTAGAAAAATTCAGCACGACTTTAGGACTTAAAAATCAAACAGATGGATCTGTACCTTTATATAAAAAAGACAAAGATGGTTATCAAGCTACAAAACCTGATGGATACTATTTTTATGATGGTGTTATTTTTATTTTAGATGCTAAAAAAGAGAATGCTAAATTTCAAAATCAATTACTTGATTATATGGAATTAGAAAAACACCAAGATATTATAGGATTTCAATATAATGGAAAAGATTTAAATGTTTATATTAGAAATGGTAAAAAAGGTAAATTTAAACTTTTGCAAGAAGAAAAAGAGCTTCAAAACCATACATATTACAAAGAAAAATACTTTAAAAATTCTAAAGAAAATAACGAAGAACTAATAAATCAATTTGCAAAACAACTAGCAAACGCTTTTAGAGAAGCTAAAATTGATAAACAAATGACTGTTCCATTTATCGGTATAGTTATGTTAGCTTACAAATATAGCAATACAAAAAACAGCATTGAGTTTAACAGAAATTCTACTTCTGCTTTATTAGATAGCATTAAAAAAGCTTCTATTGATCAAATTCCTGATTCAGATAATAATACTAATTTAAAATCTAAGCTTCAAAACTTACAAAATTATTTATACAATAGCACATTTAAAACTGTTGATATTTTTGAGTTAAATAATATTGTTGAACTTATTTCAAATGTTTATAACCTTATAAATATTAGTCATAAAAATTATAAAGGTCATGACATAATGAATGCTTTTTTAAAAGTGTTTAGAAAATGAAACTCGGCAGATGCAAAAGAAAAAGGTGAAGTATTTACTCCTGATCATATCGCGCAGTTGATGTATGATTTAATACAAGTAGATGCTTTAAATGATGTTGTTTTAGATCCTACATGTGGATCTGGTACATTTTTAACTAATGCAATGGCGAATATGTTTCAAGATGTTTATTCTTTTTTTAAAAATAAAAAATTAAGCAAAGAAAAAGAAGAACAATATTGTAATCAAGCATGTAAAGATATTAAAAGTAATAAATTAATAGGTATAGAATTAAACGAATTTAATGCTACTTTAGCTGAGATTAACATGCTTTTACATGGAGATGGAAGTAGTAATATAATTCAAAAAGATTGTTTTAAAGAATTACCTCTTTTAAAAGATAAATATTCTAAAGTTTTAATGAATCCCCCTTTTAGTCAAAAAGAATCAGAACTTAAATTTGTTTATGCAACTCTTGAAAATTTAAAAGAAAAAGGGAAAATTGCTGCTATTGTACCTAAATCTTCTTTAAATGGAAGAGTTAAAGAAAATGTAGAATATTTAAAAAAGATTTTTAGGATGGCTAAGGTAAGTCATATAATTTCTTTACCAAGAGATGTATTTCAACCTAATGCAGGAGTAAATACTTCAATTATTGTTCTAGAAAAATATAGCCAAGAAACGATCAAGAAAATTCAAGAATTAGCTTCAAAAAAGAAGGAAATTGAAGAAGATACACAAAATATTTTCTTAATAGATTTTAGTGATGATGGTTTTATTTATGCTAACGAAAGAAGATATAAAACTGATAAATTTGCTTCAAAAATGAAGGAATTACAAAAAATTTTAAAAGGACAATTTTCTCCTTTACAGGCTTTAAAACATAATTTAAGATTTGATGAAGAACTTTCTTTTGAAAGATTTAATACTAATAGAACTTTTGATATTGATGAATCTGTTTTTAAAAAATATATGAAAGAAAACTTTGCAAGTAAAGTACTCTCTGGAATAGAAAATCAAGTCATTTTAAAGAAAAAACATTTATCTAAGTACGAAAATATAAAATTTAAATTTTTTGCTGTTGATGAAATTTTAGATTTTATTTCTAAAGGAAAACAAAAGCAATCTATAGATAGAAAATTAGAAAATAAATTTGAAAAAGGGATACCAATTATAATTGCTAAAAAAGATAACAATGGAGTTGGTGGTTTACTAGAAAATCATTTAGTAGAAGAAGTTTTTCAAGATAAATTCTGTATTATTAATGGAGGTGATGGTGGCGGAGGTAAAACTTATTATTGTGATTTTAAATTTGGTGCTACCTCTTTTGTAAATATTTGTGATTTAAAAGAAAAATATAAAAATATTTTTAATCAATTTCCTTTATCTAAATTCTATTTAGCCATCGTTATTAGTGAAAGATTATTCAAATCTATAGGGCATGGAAGAACACAAAAAAATCAAATTCCTTCTGTTAAAATCAAATTACCAATAGATCAGAATAATCAAATTTATGCTGAATACATGAATGACTTTATTTCTAATTTAGATTTAAAAAATGAACTTTACTATGAATAAATTTGTAATATATTAATCTTAATTTTTCTTAGTTTATATTTATGAAGAAACTAAAAAAGTGAAATTTATTGAATTTCACTTTTTTAGTGTCTAAATTATTTTAGTTTGAACGAATAACTATAATAATAGCAACGATAATTGTTTCTTGCATTTGACACCTCCATTCTGTTATTTTTGTTATTATGTATCAAGATTTATAAT
This Mycoplasma sp. 1654_15 DNA region includes the following protein-coding sequences:
- a CDS encoding HsdM family class I SAM-dependent methyltransferase, translating into MKILKSEFKVVEKFSTTLGLKNQTDGSVPLYKKDKDGYQATKPDGYYFYDGVIFILDAKKENAKFQNQLLDYMELEKHQDIIGFQYNGKDLNVYIRNGKKGKFKLLQEEKELQNHTYYKEKYFKNSKENNEELINQFAKQLANAFREAKIDKQMTVPFIGIVMLAYKYSNTKNSIEFNRNSTSALLDSIKKASIDQIPDSDNNTNLKSKLQNLQNYLYNSTFKTVDIFELNNIVELISNVYNLINISHKNYKGHDIMNAFLKVFRKWNSADAKEKGEVFTPDHIAQLMYDLIQVDALNDVVLDPTCGSGTFLTNAMANMFQDVYSFFKNKKLSKEKEEQYCNQACKDIKSNKLIGIELNEFNATLAEINMLLHGDGSSNIIQKDCFKELPLLKDKYSKVLMNPPFSQKESELKFVYATLENLKEKGKIAAIVPKSSLNGRVKENVEYLKKIFRMAKVSHIISLPRDVFQPNAGVNTSIIVLEKYSQETIKKIQELASKKKEIEEDTQNIFLIDFSDDGFIYANERRYKTDKFASKMKELQKILKGQFSPLQALKHNLRFDEELSFERFNTNRTFDIDESVFKKYMKENFASKVLSGIENQVILKKKHLSKYENIKFKFFAVDEILDFISKGKQKQSIDRKLENKFEKGIPIIIAKKDNNGVGGLLENHLVEEVFQDKFCIINGGDGGGGKTYYCDFKFGATSFVNICDLKEKYKNIFNQFPLSKFYLAIVISERLFKSIGHGRTQKNQIPSVKIKLPIDQNNQIYAEYMNDFISNLDLKNELYYE